A portion of the Longimicrobium sp. genome contains these proteins:
- a CDS encoding DUF4382 domain-containing protein, protein MKKTTLSIAAAALALFLGACDNPAGSGDSNVQVLARGDDPTAGSQSVAEADGPRYSHTTAEGTIDFQARVYVYSSTSGWLEVTEASRAAGSVAASGHGEAETVARGRVEAGSYSRIRVIFEDVDATLSGSLAVSTGLLSGSVAVNLESDGQVVVERDANVTVSADATSRILINLNADAWLNSANAQTRTVSEAAFRSAVRVTAQ, encoded by the coding sequence ATGAAGAAGACGACCCTGTCAATCGCCGCAGCGGCGCTGGCCCTGTTCCTGGGCGCGTGCGACAACCCCGCCGGCAGCGGCGACAGCAACGTGCAGGTGCTGGCGCGCGGTGACGATCCCACGGCCGGCTCGCAGTCGGTCGCGGAGGCGGACGGCCCTCGCTACTCGCACACCACCGCGGAGGGAACCATCGACTTCCAGGCGCGTGTGTACGTCTACAGCAGCACCAGTGGGTGGCTGGAAGTAACGGAAGCCAGCCGTGCGGCCGGCTCTGTCGCCGCGTCGGGGCACGGCGAAGCGGAGACGGTGGCGCGCGGCCGGGTAGAGGCGGGCAGCTACTCGCGTATCCGAGTGATCTTCGAGGACGTGGACGCCACCCTGTCCGGCTCGCTCGCAGTAAGCACGGGGCTCCTGTCGGGGAGTGTGGCGGTGAACCTGGAGTCAGACGGGCAGGTGGTGGTGGAGCGCGATGCTAACGTCACGGTGTCGGCCGACGCCACGTCGCGCATTCTCATCAACCTGAATGCCGATGCGTGGCTGAACAGCGCCAACGCGCAGACGCGCACGGTAAGCGAGGCCGCCTTCCGCAGCGCGGTGCGCGTCACTGCCCAGTAA